TCTGAAAGGAGGAACTCAGAGGCGAAGATCTCGAGCTCGCGCTTCGCATTTgcgtcgcgcttctcttgGGCGGTTGTCCGCAAAGCCTGGCCGCCGATCTGCGTCCAGAGGCGCTCCGAGGAAGCCTCCCCGTCCGAAGCCTCCCCAAACGAAAAAAGATCCGACGACCTGCGGGCCTTAGGCGGTGGCATCTGGGGCTCCGAAAAGTGGTGGCTTGACCGGACTGGCGCCGCGCTGGCGCGACGTGCGACACCCGCAGGAGCCGCCTTAGTTCCGGGCGCCTTAAAGTCCGCAGCTGCCGCCCCCAAAGATGAGTTAGGCGACGTCTCCGGGCCAGCCGGCGTCTGGTGAGACGCACTCGAGCCGAAACGTCGGTTCGCCCCTAAAGTAGCTTCCTTGCTTTTGGTCTTCGCCCGCTTCGCTCCCCCAGCTGCTGAGCCAAGAGAGGCTGCATGAGAAGAGGCAGATGGGGCGCCACTGAATGTTGGAGGGGGAATCTTTGGGTCGTGCGGAGTCGGGTTTTTGCGTGGTTTAGGAGAGATActccgagaagaaagtgagTGGCACGAGAGGAGGGACGCGGTGTCTgaatcgagagagagaaccgagGAGAGAGGTGGGTCGCCACCTCCGCTCACGTGTTCGTCTTCGGGCTCAGAGGCCCGAAAGGAATAGCAGGCGAGCACGTCGATGGGGCCTTCGTCTCGGCTTTCCTCGCCaccgcgtgtctctctgttccccgCGGGGGGTTTCGTACCCGAGCTCGGAACACTTCGCTCCGATGCTCCCACCGCCGAAGCGGCAGACCCCCCAGGGACGCTCGCCGCCACGGAGGGCGACACGGAGCTTTTGGACGACGCCGAGTTCCTCCGCCTCGAAAACGTCGACGAAAGGCTCCCGAAAAGTCTTCCGAAGCCCAGGCTGCTAGAGGACCgggagactgagaagacgCCTTGATGAGCTGAAGCCGCGGATGactccgtctccttcggcCCAGAAGGGCCCCCCATGTCGGCTGAGCTGCGACCCCCGTCCGTCCAAGGAGGACTCTTCGGAGGAAGCGGTGGGGCGCGTTTGGAGCCCTGACCACCCCCGACTGGGTCCGTTGCCAATGAGGgtgaggaggagacggaTACCTCAGAGGACCTGTGCTGCTTCAACACCACGCGATTCAAGGGCTTCGCCTGCGGGTCCCCGTCGCCAGTCTGAGACGCTGGGGCATGTGCAGACGCAACAGGAGGCTGCGCATCCCTGCTCAAGCTCCCTGAAGACGAATAGAGCCCGTGGGCAGGCGCCTCCTCAGGCCTTGGAGGCGCCGTGGAGGGCGGAAGCGGACTGCTCGCCTCTTCAGAGAGCcccggagaaagaagcgaagaagacaacgagagCGCCCGGAGACGTGACGccggagaagacagcgaagggtCGCTcggaggaaaacgcgaaatGGGGGAACTTGCAGATGCAAACAGACGCgtcggagaagacgaaagcgagcTGCTCCGCTCCGTCGACGCGCGCCGTGCAAACGTTGCCTACAGCAGAGAACAGGGATAAGGGGCCCAACAAGGACAACAGGAACACGAAATAACGTcgacggcgacagagaggacgcacAGACAGAACTCAGGGAAGTGCGGTGGGAACAAGGAGGAATCCGCAGAGTAAGGAAGCGGGTAACCGGAGAAGACTCGGTGGGGTGACCAACTTCCAGAGAGGTAGAGAttgtgtcttcttcacttcaGCACTCAAAGGTTCCTTCTATGCAACTACGCAGGGCCGATGCCCAGAACTTCTAatctgtcttcttccgtcaTATCCGatgttcttcgcctcctctccgtacctgttgtctctcttcaacAACGACTTCCGTGCCTTGTCTGTCAAGATAGAcacggcgcatgcgcgcttCGCTCGAATGCACGAAGAGGTGGGACGCGTGGCCTGTCTGCTCACTGTCTTCACTCCGTATCACGTTTGATGCCTCCGAAAAGGAACTTTTCCCTTGCCACCTTGTGCTCGCCTCGCGCGGCCGACCGCCTGGCCTCCCAAAACTCTGCAGGTCTCTCGACAGGAACCGGTGgagctcgctgtctctcctgctcgtccttttctccacaggctcctccttcctctgctcggGAAGCAGCGAGTTGGTGTTGATTATCGAGGGGCGTCGAACCCACGCGAAGAGGGAACGCGACCGCGTCTTTTTCTGGAAAGAGACACTTTTCGTCTGGCGCCGGGAGTCTTGCTCTCGGTCCGCAGGCAGAGTTGTCCCTCTACCCAGAATTCCCAGACCAGCGAGGCtggttcttcctcgcgtAACCGGCTCTGCCTTCGGCGCAGGCGGCTCGAGCGGCGCGTTTCTTTCCAAACTTCGCCCCGGTCGCTCGGCGAAGTCCTGCGAGGCTTCCAGAGTGTTTCTGCGAGTCCAAAGGCTACGCACCGGAGCCGCGACAGCCACGCTGGAGCCCGAGCGCCCGAACGGGGCCTTGGGTTTCAGAGGAATGCTCGACGTCAGGCGTGCAGGCCCCGCAATGCCCGGAGCCGTCCGAATCGCCCCCGCAGCGGCGCCGCCCACAGGCAGGGCTGCCCCTAGGCTTACACTCCGGGGGTGGGAATCAGCCGGCGCGCTGGGCAATCGGAAGCGTCCGCGTCTGGGTTCCACTCCTGCCTGCTTACCAGGCGAGCTAGGGGCAGACTCGCGACCCCCGAAGGGAGACTTGCTTGTGACTGGTGAAGTCGATGAAGCTCGCCCGAGCGGTGATCGAAACGTGGAATGGCGCCACGCTGGAGGGGGCGAAGACGTGCcaactggagaagaaggcaaggaCGGAAGATCAGAAGGGTCCGGGCGCGAGAGGGACGGATGCGGGGAAGGGGAGGCGGAGACTCGGCGCGAGTAGGGAGAAGTGGGGACGAAGGTCGAGTGGAActgcgaaggcgagacggcgTCGGTGGTGGGCGTCGAAGGGTGAGGGGAAGGCTTGCGGAGACCAAAGGTGAGGAGCCTCGACAGCCTTCCCATactcgagacagagagaaacacatgCGCTGCATCTCATACGCCTCAGCTCCATCCCTTCTTCGCAAACGAAGATGAGGAACCTGGAGAACAGCGGGAGAAAAGCTTTCGACAAAAACGCCTTGAGAGTAATGCACTGGACGCCGACAGAGGGACCTGGGCCAGGCACAGCAGATCAGATGCCGAAGACGCTTCCAGTTGGAGACAACGCGAGTTCCCTCAGAGTGAACGAGTGACGAGCAAGCCAAGTGGCCcgcagaaaagcgaaagacgcAAAGGAAATGACGGCGGCGGAGCGTCGCGTCCTTCCCTATGTTTTCGAAAGCCTACCCTCACAGAAAaactcttcctcctcctgcAATCGTGAAAACTGCGCTCAGGCGCGGCTCTTCCGCGCTACGCCAGCCACGCTTGACATTTGATTCCAGGTGCTGTCGTCGCTTCCTGTCGCCGCAATCCCAGAAGTTCTCCATACGGGGAAAGGCGCATGCCAGCACATTTCTTTGGTCTAGAAACATGCTTCTCCAAGCAGAACCGACGACATTGGGCAGTTTAAACAAACGCATTCACAAGTGAAAAGGCTTCCATGACGAATAACCATGCTGGAAGGAGTACCGGATGAGTTTGCCGGCGGGCCGCGGTGGCGTTTGTCAGAATGGAATGGGAACAGTTAAAGCtacgacgaggaaagaaaaataGAGACAAATATCTAGAGCGAAAGTGTTGCTTCCGAATTGTGAGGGACGAAAACCCTGAAACGTTGTCCATTCGTCCGGCCATGTAAATGGAGTGCAGCGTCCtagcgaaaaaaaacagtggCGACGATAGAACTAAGAGAAGCATCCACTTGGCTGCGCCATATGGCATACACTAGAAAATCAGGAACGGTGAGAGGACCGCTGTTTTGTCCGTTCTTTGGACGCTCTTGGTAAGGTGTGGGAGTATGGACCTCTACGCTAAACATGGAGTTCCGAGCATCGACTTGCTTGCGCACGTAAACAGTGGATTTTACTTGAATCACCGCAGCATCTGCCAGTCTCTTCACTTGGTCGTGTGAATGCCGGAAGTCCTTATCCAGCGTGCTATCTCTGGCGTACTGCAAGATGTCCCGTGACCTCGAGACGAGAGCTAGATCTCAGTGCCGGGAAAACGCGTCGGAGACGAGAAATGCACGGCGCCACACAAGTAGAAGAGTAAGAGAAAATGAGTAGGTGGAAAGAAAAGGGGCGAAGCGTGCGAGCCTAAAAGCCGAAACTTTTCCGAGAAGctagagagaaaacaggcaCAATGGATCTGGGGCAACAGCTCGCTGAACGGTCGATGCCTCAAAGGCTCTCGGGCGAAATTGGTGGAAGAAAGGGCGTTAAACGAAGAGGCAAACACACGCGTTATGGTAGCATGAAAGCGCGGATGTTTCAACAGACAAGGAAGCTTCTAGCGGAGAGTGAAAGGTAACGTTCTTCGGTAGCCAGACCGCTGGAAAAATAAAGGCATTGCTGCGTCCAGAACCGTCCAGGTTCTCGGACGCTCATTCCCTCAGGACGCGTTCCCTCCTCATATTACGGACCAGAAAAAGGATCGCAAAAAGCTCAAACCTACGCTTCCGTTTACCAACCTGCAGGCCCAAAAGAAGACGCACAAAACTGAAAAAAATCCCGCTAAAACGCAAACACGTTTCCTGCGTGGAACCAAGTACAGCTCATTCACTGAGGACGGGCTAACCCAGTCTTTTTCCGTCGCATGCGATGTTCAAGCCACTGGAATCGACACAGTTACAGGTTTTACCAGTTTTTTAGAGCAAGTTGTAAACACACTCTGTGTAGCAGTTGAGTAATAAGTAGTGAAGCCTCCTGATTAGGGGGAACTTGAATTAATTTGCTTTTTCGTTTCATCGGGGACATGCTCTCTTTGCAGTCTTCGAGCCTACCGTCACAATAAAATCTCTCGCCAAAAGTCATTGGCGCACGACCGAGCGCTGCGTGTATCGACGCCATTCTCCTCCCATACACAAGTCAAACAGGAAAAAGCGATGCGGGACATCCGATGTCTGGGATTATCTATTCAAacttgtgtctctccacgcgtGCAAATCGAGTCCTTTTGTTCCTCTAGTACTGAGGCGTTGTCTCCCTTCTACCCAGGTTCTTAGTTCTCGCAAGTCCCACTTTGAAAtccgtcgtttttctgcaaGCCTTCCGTTTGCCGTCCACTGCTTTACGTCTCCCGTCGCCCCTCTATTCCCGGCTTCTCATGCCTTCGTGGTTGGGAAGGCACTACCTACTCGCTTCGCGACTTGTATCGAGTTCCGCTTGTCTCTTCACCGTTTGTCTTGgtcgcgcgtctctgtcaTAACGTGCATAGGGAGCTCGCCTGTTGGCGAAGCAATCGTTTTACCAAGGCGCAGATCAGTTGCTTGCGAGGGGTCGCGATGGCGGCTCCTCGAGGACTTCCGATCAGCGCTGCGACGTTGATGGAAGGAGTCTGTCGAGCTGCAGGTCTGGAAATGCGAAGCAGTGAACTGGATCAGAAGTCGCTTGGCTACTTTCTTGTAGACATTCGTACGCGAGGAGCTGTTGCCGCTCAGCAGCGCTACCTCGCTTTGCAAGGAGAATATGCACTTGCCTATGACCAATATCTGCAGGCTCAGGTAAACGAGGAACTTGATGAAGACTTGCTCCTACCCATGATGTGAGGGATTCCAAAGCGCTGGAGGTCTAAAGGTTGTGTCATCTCCATCACCATATTCAAAGGTAACTTCAGAAGAAGGCCGGTGCATGCTCGCGGATTCATTCCGTCTCCCCTTCGtcggcgtttcttcgttgaACGTGTCTGAGGATGTGGACGAAACTCTCGAGCTgtggcgacgaaggcgataCAAACGTCTGCGATTCATTTCTAGGGTCTTTCCCCAGCGGGCCTCGTGCACCGCGTGTTTGCCATTTTTCCTGCGTGGTGTGGAAACACTCTCAGGCAGCTTTGCAGCCGCGTCAAGAGGCTGCCGAGAAGCTCTTGGGGCAGGTGGACGACCAGCTGAGGAAAGCGATGGAGCAAGCAGCAAAATATCGcctcgagagcgagaagaaaaggtaCCAGCGAGCTCAGGAACAAGATGAATTCGTAGCCAGCACCTCGGACCCCAAGTATTACGCTATCATGCAAGGTAAATCACGAGGAAAAGTGGGGTAGAACAGAGCATGCGTCGACCGATATTCTATTCCATAGTTACAAAGGTGTTTGATGAATATGTGTCTTCATACGTGTTCGTTTGAAGCCCGTCTCTGCGTGCGTATCATGCACACGAGGATGTGTAGAGCTTTGCAGCGGCCAGCAGGTGCAGCACGCGTCAGAGGCGCGTGCGTGCTGAACTGCATGGTCTCAGCTCTGCGAGTCTCTTTGTGGAGAGCCTCGCATTCCCATTTTcattttttcgatgatgTCTTCACTTGCCTTCCAAACACGCCTCCTTCAGGCCTCAACGATACGCACCGGTCATGGGTCGACAAAATTGTTTTCCCCTTCTACTGCTTCAAGGCACAACTGGAGGAGTGTGAGAATGCGCTTTGGGTGAAACACACAGCCATCGCAACTGCTCAAGTACGACAGTTTCTATTACCGCGCATCTCTTAACAGGCTGAACACGCCTGTGACCATTCTCGCTCATACGAAGGCAGAGATACAAGCATACACACTATCGTATGTGTGTTacggtatatatatatataatatttGCATACATATGAACGTGTATTCTGCTTTACTCAGAGCGCAATTGTAGTCTTGCGAGCGTCGAGGGTGCATTCGAAACGTCGCGCGTATATGCCTGAGATATGTCAGATAGGTTTACCACTTTGGGCTCCGTGGAGGGTCCTGTTCAGTTCCACCGACGTACCGGTTCGTTCTATTCCGCGGATGTATCCTTGTGCTAAAAAGGAATAGATGGCTTCTAGCGCATTCAACGTTGTGTATGGATGCATCTGTTAAATAGCATGGACAGTTGAATGTTATTTTTGCGTTTGCGGTGGTGGACACGAGCGTGAAGAAGCAGTACTGGGATGCGAACACGGAAGTTGATGACATCGCACAGAAGAGCTGGAAGAAGCCGGATGTAACgtcggagaaacagagagttTATGGCGAGTCTGAGACGCGGTAGTGCGTTTGCTAGGAAGGTCAGAATCTTGTTTGTCCTGGCTTTTCAGAAAGTATGTCGGGGCTGGGAGTTTGCGTGGttgttctgcgtttcgcaTTCCCAATCACTGCCTGCCGTCTGTCTTTACATAGAAGGGCGCGCCTCTCTGTAATGCCTGCAGCAAGTTAACGCGTTGTGGACCTACGAGTGCCAGGCGGTGCAGATGCAGCTGGAAATGATAAAAGACGAAGCGGAACACGAAGCTCTCGGAGTGAGTTCTCGATTCTGCTGTTCAGCGCCTGGATATTTGCGGGGAGCAGACACGGGAGTATGTGTGGAAGGGTTGAGTGACGAGCTTGGTCGCAGTGAATGTCAGTGAACTGTATCCGCTGAACTACTTGGGTCTGGTATGTTTCAGTAGTGACAGTATATGTGAAAGTGAGCACGGCTTCAAGGGGAACCACCGGGGGCAGATTTGTTTTTAGTGAGTTGCCAaagcctctctcgctctatGTTCGTATGGCTATGTCTGTGAAAAGGCCGAAGCTCACGAGCGGTTCCTCCAGCATCGACTCCAAGAGATTCGCGcgaaaaacaaggaaaggaagaagaaactaAGGGAGGAAAAGTTTCGCAGAAAGCCGGATGACCATGCGGCGTCTACCTCTGGACCCTATGAAGCCGTAAGTACCCTTCATTCGACAAGCTTGTAGCTGGCGTATTTCGAGTGGATAtgacgcgaaggcgaggcatAGCCTGGAACTAGAGGTTATCGCTCCGAAGGGAAGGTGGACGTGACCCACCTTCACACGCTATTGAATACGCTGTGTCCCGGACACTTCAGCAACCAGCACCCTCTCCATTCTGAACGGATTGCGGTCATCCTAGGCGCATGCGTGATGAATGCGAACATACATCTTCCATTCCGGTTTGGACTATTCACCCGCCAGATGATTCATTCAAGCGCGTTGTCCTTTATTACTGATGGAGTAGAGTCTCAGTGAAATCAATATGCATACGCATCCGCTTGTGTTTGTCAGAGACTGCGTACACATGTTCATACAGATACGTGTTGCAGGACAAGGAATCTCAGTGATCACATCCGGCAAGTCGTAGCGAGTGCTCGTGCGCTTAGACACATGTGAACTCGGCGCGTTTCTCACTTAAGAATATTTTATATCGGTTTTCCGCAGTTTTGTGGATTTCGTTTGTCTCCAGGAAGAGCCTGGCGTTTCGTTGTCGCGGACCCAAGGTAGCGCGTCGCCGGGCAGTGCACCGAAGGCGAAAACGCGAGCAACGTCCCACGTAAAAAGCATGCGCAGGTCTTCTTCGGCCACCGCAGGAAGTGCTGGGCGTCAATCTGCTGTGCAAAGTAAAACCAAAGTTAACGCTGCAGAGTGGCTATAGAGATTCGGAAAGAGAAATCGTAGCCGAGGGGATAAGACACGCAGGTCATCTCTACGAAGGCAGGTTGAAGAGAgtgcttcgtttctttcagGGTTACCGGAAGAAAAGTAGAATCGAGAAAACGGGCGCAGGCTCAACGCCGGCGTCGTCTCCCGTCTTCCGAGGCACGCAGGTGACACATTTCGTCTGTGTTTTGCCCAGATTGTTTTATGGTGAGCAAGATAAGAGGATGAACGTGACTGGTCAGCCTCCCCATGGGCCAGTGCACGCATAGGATCGGTACACATGATTtgctttgttctctcttttcctgcaTGTGAACGACGACGGCCTCGTATGTTGACGGTTCGAGACGGGAGAGTGCGTCGCCCACGGACTGGAAAGGGAGCGTTTCGAAAGACTTTTTATGTTCCAACGTGTGCGAGTTCTGGCTTGCACAACAGCGTTAACCGATAACACATTCACCGTGGACGTTTCTGGCCTCTTGTCAAAAATGCCGTCTCTTTGTCGGTCGTGTTCTGAGTGTGTCACACTCGGCAAAGGTCAGAGTGTCAGCGGTGATAGGAATGAAGGGAGCACTAGTCATTGCTTGCGGCTAGTTACCTAGTTCAGTTTTTTTAATGGGGGAGCATCTGATGTCGTTAGTTGTCTATGACAGCTAGTGCTATAGGGGTGGTGCAAAAAACCACAGTACACAATTTATAAGCTTTTTCTGAGGAGTGTATACTTCGAGTTGGACCACTGGTTTAAttcttgaaggtctttgtttactgGACCCAAGCTTTATTGTGTTAGCATGGTTTCGAGAACAGTCAGTATATCTATGAGTCTCCTCCACACCTTGTCTTTAATCTGTAGAAAACTACTACACAGATGCTAGTatgatcagtaccatcgtaCTGGGAGTAATCATTTCTCAGACCGAGAGGTCATGTCATTTTCGCGGCCGATTTCAGATACGTGTTTCTGAAAAAGTCCTGTTCGACGAAAGTGCGGCGATTTTGTCCTCCTAATGTCGTTAAAGTCGAGAGGAAGGTGTACCTTGGGAACACAGGGTCACGAGCGAATATGAGCCGTTCATATGGACTGAATCTTAAAACAGCACGCCTTATTGTAGTTGTTGTTAGCGGGTACGCTCACAGTAGTCAGAAACGTTCAGCAACTTGGGGAAACTATCTCTACACACACAGGGTGAAGAGCAAGTTTCCGCGACAGCGTATTTTACACAGCAATTTGCCTGCCCACCTTTTTCTTCGATGCGTTTTCCAGGACGAGACGGAGCGGGGGGGACAGCAGAGCGTTTGCTTAATGTTGCAGAGATGCCTCGGCACACGTGTCGAGTTGTATCTCGGTGAGCAACGAACTTCGACGGGGCAATCCCTGGTTGCCGGAAAGAATTGCAGCGATGCATCGGAATACTAACCTAAATCCCCCAAAGCAATATGCAGAGGAGGCACGTAGATGCATCACCAGCAAACGCCTGAACGTTCGTTTAGTTTACCGATTTCGCGGAAGAGGGACATCATACCCCGCAGGTGCCGGGCAGGACCACAGCTGCCTTGGCTATCAAATCTTCATCTTGTTGTATGTCAGCAAATGCCGCCGTTTCAGACACTCGTGTTTTAGACGCTCTCCATGAACTGTCCGTCGGTACTGAAGTTCCTTGTCCTGGTACGCAGAAGTTGAGTAACGAAGTTGCTCGACCTTCCTTACATGCACATACGCAAATAATGCAATGTATGTGGAAATAGTTGTTGCCTCGCTGTTTCCACGTAATACAGTATGGTTCGTCTGCAAAGCAGAGTGCCTTGAAAGCTAGGCTTTTTTGAGCCGACAGTCAGAACGTGAACAACTCGAGAGCAAACTGGAGCCTACACAAATGTGCTCGTCTCTCACCAAGGAACCGTCCTTTCCACCGTGTATTACGCATGTGGCAATTACGCAGTCTACTTGACTACAGTGATCGTGGACCGGGACATTTGGATATTTGGGGCCTGAGGGGTCCTCCTTATCTTTcaccttttccttcctcatgTCAGGGAAGATCTCGATCAAAAACATACCACTGATCCTCTGTCCCACCAAACAATTTTACGAGTGTCAGCGGCAAACCTAGGATCGTCACTTTGCATGTGAGTTTGAAAGGAGTTTTGGACTTGAAAATCCTACTTCCTCCCGTTGACTAAAGTTTTCGGTCCCTGGGTGCGTGGAACCAAGCGGCCGAAAAGGCAAATTCCATCAAAACGGGAACCCGAAGCCACACGACTACTGTTCAATTTTCCTTAAGCATTATCAAGCATTTATCTCCATTCTGTGTTCCTTGCAGTTCTCAGTTAACAGGCTTTGATGGCCCTATTGATCCCTGTTTCGAAGATTCTCAAATCCTCACAACGCCTGATTCAACTTGCATATCCCTTCCCATGTCAATATTGTGTCCCTGTTGCACGCGTTTTGCGTGGTTTCAAAGGCATCCAAGTTCATTTGATTGTCGCCAAATCTTCTATCCCTGTTTTGCTGTCTTTCTCAGCTGCCTTATCGTGAAGTTATGTGCCGGTCACACCTCATGTACAGCTTGTTATCCTCGTGTCTTTACGacgttctctgctcttttATGTGGCCTTTCTTTCAGTCCACATGCATCCATGTCACTCTGCGtcccgtttctctgcttggcATATGACCTCGTCAAACCATCTTGCACCTACTATGACGTGTGGTAAACGTTTGCCCGATGTTCGCTCCATCTTTTGGTCTCCCTGATTAAACGCTATCATGTCACGTTGGCGTCTCTTTTTTAACATTTTCACTTCTATGTCTTCTTGGAGGACAACTTCCATCATCTATTCGAAGTCTGACAGCGCGTAGCGCTTCGTTTCTACATCGGCCAGAGCACGTTATGCTGATTTGAGAATACTGTATATTGCCTCTATGGTACGGCCCATACAAGTGGCTTCGTCCTCTATGGTCATTCAGTCGATTACTTAGTGTTTGCCAGCCGACCTTACATCGGCTGATAACAGTATCGGGCAAACCTTTGACAGCAGAGCAATCTGACTCGGGGAGTATAAGGCAAGAATTCGACATCCTCCATTCTTGGCATGGTATTTTTTCCAGTTGAAAAGGAAAGGGCATTGAGAGGCTGCTGCTGAGCCGACCGCAATGTGAGGTTCTAACTCGGTCTCGGACACATATTAGGATTCGCAGGGCACCCACCGGTCAAGATGGACAGCATAGGGCTTTACGGCGgttgtttgttttcttcaaGATCTCCTAATCAACGTTTTCTGCTGCGGTCTTGATCAAAGAAGCAAAGTTCTTTCCTTCATGCAAGTCACCCCTTGGGGGGAGCCTTCGTCATTTCGTCACGTTCTGTACGCCGCTATATGTTCTCTGTGCTACCCTTCGTCACGAGTCATAACAGACAGATTGGCAGTGAAACCCATGGGTTGCGCGACACAATAGGGAAGTGGGAACACTTTGTCAAGGCGTCGGCACTTTGCGGGAAATCTTTTCATTGAACCCATCTTCCAAGCGGTCGAAACATCAAACACTCTGACCAGCGTTGGCCAGCGTGAGTCGGTTAGAAATCACTTTTCTTACAGAAAAGGCATCCTTTTCTACGGGTACTACCGTCGATCGAGGGACAGCCAGTACACAAGGCCTTGGAGCAAGGCATATTAAATATACGGGCCCTGAACTCAGCCTCGTGCCACAGGGTCTACAAAGGAGAATTCTCCACAAGCTTCGTTGAACGCCATGGTGCGTGTGCGTCTGCCCATGCCACGTCTTGTCCTTCGAGAGACCGACAACGGGTGTTTCTTGACCCAAGGCGGGAAGAGGGCAGGAAGCCAGGCCTCTCAGGATCCCACTGTAGTTGCTGTCACGACTGCCAGGCAAAAACGGGACACGGGTGACAGTGTGCTTTCTGTTCCAGTGCCGGGCGACGGGTCGGCTCCAGGAAATCTTAAAAAACGTCCGCCACATCCTGTACCTAGAACCGTGGACGAATCCCAGCAACAGAATCAGCAAGAAGGTAGTATGGAGTTGAGGCTCATGCCTCCCGGATCAAGGGGATTTGAGATGATATCAAGTAAGCGCGCAAAAACTACCGAAGTCCAAACGAAACAATCAACGGGGGAGAGCAGAGTCGAGTGTGCGTCCGATGTCAGCGACGTTCCAATTCCGCTGGCTTCTCGCAGCTACCCAGAGATGGTCCTCGCCGATTCTCTTCCACTATCTGATGAGCCAGGAGACAGTCCTGTGCCCGACAATAAGCGAAAGGGACTCAGAGGACGGCCCTCGCAGCAACAGAAAAACTCCACGCTAGTTGGAACGGGGAGTATTGCAGCCAGTAGTGAAGCAAAGGTTTCCGGCGGTGACAGACCCGCAGAAAGCACCTTTTTTTGTGCAccggaggacgagaaaacaGGCAGTCATGCTGCTTTCCAAGGATCTAACCCCCCGCTCGTGTCCGTGTCCAACGGCCGGATAGAGTCGATAAGcccgtcttcgtttcctggCTCCCTACACCCCCACACGGGCG
This portion of the Toxoplasma gondii ME49 chromosome III, whole genome shotgun sequence genome encodes:
- a CDS encoding hypothetical protein (encoded by transcript TGME49_253570~Signal peptide predicted by SignalP 2.0 HMM (probability 0.714) with cleavage site probability 0.612 at residue 21), with protein sequence MAAPRGLPISAATLMEGVCRAAGLEMRSSELDQKSLGYFLVDIRTRGAVAAQQRYLALQGEYALAYDQYLQAQAALQPRQEAAEKLLGQVDDQLRKAMEQAAKYRLESEKKRYQRAQEQDEFVASTSDPKYYAIMQGLNDTHRSWVDKIVFPFYCFKAQLEECENALWVKHTAIATAQQVNALWTYECQAVQMQLEMIKDEAEHEALGAEAHERFLQHRLQEIRAKNKERKKKLREEKFRRKPDDHAASTSGPYEAEEPGVSLSRTQGSASPGSAPKAKTRATSHVKSMRRSSSATAGSAGRQSAVQSKTKVNAAEWL